The window TCCTTCCTCTCCAGGATGTTCTTCTGAGGAAGCTGAGCGGCTGAACTTCCAGCTGCATCTAATGTGTTGCCAGTCAGATCTGGTTCTGCTGCCATGCCAGGTGTCCCTTTGCCTCGCCCAACCTCGTTGCCTTGGCGACCATCATCCTCACGGATTTCAAAATCACCGCTTGGGCCTGCTCCGGCAACTTCATTATTTACAGTCACGGCTGGTGTTTGTGTCTAAATgaggaagaaaaaacaaaacgatGACCTTTCACAATTGCAAAATAgataatgtggaaaaaaaaaaaaagaaacctttcCAGGCAAGAGtagcaaaaaaaaataagaaattaagttcttaattttaacattttagaataTACCTGGATTGTGGCCAAATCTCAagtaaaaaattagttttttaaaaAATTCTGATTAAAGTGTCATTCTGGTGCTTTATGCACATCGGTAGTtgacaaataaaatttaattttctTTCCAACATCAAAGATTTTAGGTTAACGTAATAGATcattgaaatgaaaattctgtcacaattcacaatgtttctccaaacctgcatgactttctatcttccatggaGAAAaaggtgattttcttttttggcaGAATGAGTCTCAGTCACCAGTCTTACATACTGCCTAATATCACATTTTtagttccacggaagaaagtataatgtgtctggaacaacatgagggtaaatgaatgatgacagaactaaAAATGTTTGCAAATTTGGGGCAATGTTTGTCAGAAATTGGGCACAGGGCTTTACCAGAACACTATATTTTTGTAAGggtgtaaatattttaaagaacgTTTATATTTCATGTGCTGTTTTCacaatttttaatcaccttttatcTTTTTTGCAGTTCACTTAAATAGTCATGTagtcaaatgtaaacaagtataAATACTCTATGTAgtctataatttaatattatgtgaaaaaactgaatgaataaaaagaaaaattttcTTTCAAATTAGTTGTATATAAAAGTATAGCATCTCACACTGCATTACACTTCTCTCACTGCTTTTCCCACATATCAGTATTGTAAATGTGTACTGTACAAGTAAGACAATACTTATTCACTCTGTATGATCCCAATAGGAATGAGTGCACACTTATGGAACGGAAGAATCTATATCAATTGCAATAACCTAATAGTAATTCTACCATTTGTAGATCACTGCATATTACATTACTGCTTTTCTTGGAGTAGTATCTAACCTGTACTGTGGAGGTCATCACTGAAGGAGTGCTGCTCTCAGTTGGGATGGCTCTACTTGGGGTAGTCTGTGTTTGCCATGGTCGTACAGGGGCAGTACTAGGAGTGGTCGGGGAAGGACGTGGCCTGGTTGGCTTGGCAGTAGTGGTGGCAACGGTGGTGGGTAGAACTTCGGTGGTtgtaatttcatctgttgtggtcTCCGTGGTGCTGGTTGGCTCCAGTGTGGTAATTCCTGTAGTAATGAACAGATCCTCCTCTTCTTCTGTGGTGCCGAGGTCTTCCAAGTCACTAGAGGCCACTTTTGTTTCACTCAGAATTGTAGACGAATCCATGGCCACCACAGGAACGTCAGTAAGTCGAAGTGTGTCGGTAGCCTTCGTCCTCTCTTGATCCTTATCTATTTCCTGCACTGTATCTGCTTCCCATATCCTTTCCTTCCCGGattctctttctcgctctctatCACGCTCTTTTGGCCTCTTCTTTTCCTCTTCAATCTCCTGAAACGTTTTCTCAATCTCTACTTTGCTTTCTCTGTCAATCTCTAGGCCCAAACCCAAACTTCGCTCTACCTCGGTTGGAGGTGGGCTACTGGGCTCTGCAGCTGGGGAGGCAGAGGGGGCAGGGCCAGTGGCCTGCGTCGTGGAAAGTGGGAGGGGCTCCTCTGTAGTGACGGACACACCTGCTTTAGTTGGCCTAACATCCATATCTGGAACTGGAAACAAGAAAACACAATGAGACAGGGATGAAGGAGATCAATACCTGCAGCCATTTTAAACTTTGTTAATGTGACATCTTATACCTAACACAAGCTCAAAGGTTTCAAAGCAACCTTTAGATTGGTCAGCCCAGGAATGTGAGCAGCCCCATGGCCAACACATGAATAAAATATCAATAACCTTGGTAGGAAATACACAGGCACACACAAGGCACAAAGCAAACAGTATTGCAGTACACAAACTTGTCTAATTAAGGGCACACAGATtcaagggtgtttcttcaactatgggtACTTTTGTGTGGCAAgggtttatttttattacattaactacgtttccatccaacgTTTTTCCCTTTAATAGCTGTACAcgcagcatatacacatcgatggatggtcatTAAACTGAGACAGAAAGGTTCCACCACTACCTGGTACACgatgccagcttgaacagggccacgACGATcagctttcgggtcggaaccggtgccaacctgcgataggtgcaacatcaggaccaatattacagtcctatcagaagagcAACTGTTCCCCTTTGATTGCAATttctcctcttctgattgcttttatttgtaaaattaaaatcatagtaaactggctaatttaGTCGAAAATTGcgtgaaaggtggatggaaacttggCTAGtgacatttctgtctttttgttatataaagaTCACATTAAAACGGTCTTGAAAACTTTTTACAATGCCTTCATAATTTCTTCTggctacttttcaaatgccttttatgtactgTATGGGCCTAGATTGGattgttttttttaccttttgcccaatacttttaattttaaaacatgaaaatacctcATGAAACAATTATAGATTTTAAACAAGTGAGATAATtaaccatttaaatatttattgtgtgacaattatgtataattgtttttacaCAAATTACCACCTCACTTCCAACACAATTAACAATTTTGCtactaataatgttttttttttttttatgtacttggtTTTTACAAAGaggacaaaagtgtcagtaaagatgaaatatgagacatgcTGTGTGAAGAAAAAGGAAAATcatggtaaatatcacttgtgaacaGATCATTTTAGTGCTAGCTATTTAGTAAGGTAATGGAGTATGGACTTACTGTATGTTCCAGAAATGTAATTTACATCACAGAATGTTTTCAAACACATTACACTTTGAGATGTGGAGAAAATGTTTATAACATTTCAGAAAGTTGACACAAATGATAGAATTCTCTTGTTATGCATGTTTACAAATTTGTGGGCATTGTTAGAAGATGGTGAGTTTAATGGTGAGCGTGTGGAAAGGGTGTTTTAAGAGTGTTTGTGCCCAAAAGGACCAAAAGTGCCCATATTTGaggaaagacaaacacacacaaacgcgcaagcatacacacatacatacgcacacgtgcgcacacacacaaaagtacAGATTGCTGTCCTCACCCAGATTCCTGCTGATTAAGTGATCTTATTTACAATAATCTGATTACTGAGGATCAGATGATCacaaagaaagacacacacacagtaaaatacatcCATTTATCTTGTAAATAAAGAGCACTTCTTCATAGACTTCAAATAAGACTCTGGGTTTCAGCtcagataataataaaagtatGAAGTTGTGGGAGGAATGTGTGAGAGAggggaatgagagagagaaaaagtggagagagaagagaaagagagcaaaGTGAGAGAGCAAGAGATGAAGAGGGGGATGAGGTGTTGAGTTGTGAGAATTATGCCAGCTGGTGAAGGGATTGAATGTCCAGGCTGGATTTTTAAACAAGACAGCTGCAGAGTCTTAATGAGtgattcacactcacacatacacactcatgttcACGAACAATTACAAACATGTTCTCACAAACACACTTGGgcactttatgcatttttactgatCAGATGGATAGTCAGTCATCagatcatgaaaagaccaagtgtaaatggccTCAAAGACGCATTCGAGAcagacagcaaaaaaaaagaattatgcaAGACGTGACTCAGAcaaatgtaaatgcatctggtTGTTCAGGCTATACATAAAACTTTACTCCTTAATGGAACCATGTCAGCATACGGAAGTTGAGGAGCCCAAAGACGAAGAAGAAAATACGGCACAAAACAGCTGTTGCCTTGagcaccatccatccatccatccatcgtcaaccgcttatcctgtgtacagggtcgcggggggctggagcctatcccagctaacattgggcgaaaggcgggggacaccctggacaggtcgccagccTTGAGCACCATCATCCTTAGTAATTTTAGCCACCTTCTGTTAGGGTGTTTAGCTTTTATTGGCCACATTATGTGCTGCCCAGCATTTTAGAATATAatcggggcgactctgaacgcgcgaccaatgggcgcgcgcctcgcgttcgcgcgctcagagcctgccgaaattagcataggcaggctatataatgggcaccccgtcatgcgagttcctttaggttcaatcgactgaagctgaactgactaagcacaagcacggcagcttacgcaatactcgttcctcctctcagggaaccgaggttacgcttagtaaccgagtcgctccctatcgagaggtctctcctattagcgtaagtagcttacgctatgggaacaccatgtaaaacgccagtgcgtgctgacttcgctctataaaaccagaggcaggtgcctgagctttaaagcaaagtgattattccccgagccgaccaacggcgagctatatactgGGATATTACAGAGCGTCCTTGCCCAAGGCGGGctctttgtacaaacacaagcacacatcttatgtactgagctttttatgtactggtacgcataataaatcctctaagtcggtcagagacggaccttataagggaggaggtgatgcccagcatacacacactctattccattctatagtcaggctgatagaatgttggaatgcaatgaggggacctgtaggttataaaacctgataaatgtcgaaggcgaggcccagcctgccgccgcacaaatatcttcaatgggtatcccactcgaccatgcccacgaggaggccatgctcctcgtagagtgagctctgatgcctaaggggcattgaaggcccttggcttcataagccagcctatagcatccactatccagccgatattctttgctttgagacagcgagacccttagttcggccgccaaagcatacgaataattgttccgtctgtctgaacagggcagaacgtttcaaatatactctgagcgccctgaccgggcagagtaaatttgcgtccccttcgtctgctggggacgatagcgctgccagagatatcacctgtgctctgaagggtgtagagagcactttaggaatatacccgtgctttggcctaaggacaactctgcagtcgttaggtccaaattccaggcaagcagcgcttgatgacagcacgtgcaggtcgcccactcttttaactgaagcgagagctgcttaaggtgcacggtacggagaggttcgaacggggcacccttgagtgcgtccaggaccgtggccaggtcccagatcggcaccgaaggtgggcgaggagggttcatcctcctagcgcctcttaggaaacgaacgatcagatcgtttttccctaatgaatgtcctttatcaggattgtgtgacgctgctatggcagccacatagactttgagcgtggagggtgtgcccgcttccagcagctcctgcaaaaaggcgagtacacttggtatctcgcacgttttggggttcaaactcttggtatcacaccagtcactgaacactttccactttcgggcatacaagcgcctcgtagagggaaGTGAGTAtccatgttttattatgttcaaaacccatttcggcatgtcggggatttttccccaggcttctgctcgcacagatatgggctgaatgctggctggaggcgtgtcgcagtgacgtatgggccccgccggcaaatcgctttgtgctaacacagagtctacggctctcagaggcgcaggtgcgcgctgagcagccgtattgagtgccgagtgcaggggtgcatgtgagagtacaggcacgtgcgctatcgccgagatgctcacagcatgagtcggagagatgcttgaaactgtatgaacagtgttttggggtgggggtgcatacatcataataggcacgcgcgccacattcataaagctttccgcatttagcggggagtttctttgctcgcgcattgcatctgtgatgcttgcggcatgaaatagagagctgtttgaaactgtacgggtagctgtgtgtaggggtgcgtgcagtacagcaggcacgtgcgctacacttatagtatttccgcttttactggggaagtgtttataactgtgggaacagtgcttgtgtgtagtggtgcatacatgacaataggcacacgatctacatttttgggacatccagcctgaactggggaggtatttggcactgtttggacagtattgatatgtgggaatgcgcactttagtgtggacatgtgaacccttagtgacacaggcagaaaatgactcttttcgtgatttacgtgtcgccgtaaaaacggcgtttgattgcagatgagcgagttttatgactggcccattgactgctgtatagacatttccagccgcctgtaaggggactgggtaatgttttagatgtttgagagagagcggtccggcttttgtgagacacgtactctctctttttcttcctgttgctaggaagacttacgaggctccgtgtTCGTTGCtcgtgcggctttcttcggccagcggaacgcgagcggcgtcgagcgtccttttcaggtctgctcttcggctgggagacgggcggctctgccctggctcgctgctgctgctggggctgtttctgagacgagctggagcgcttgggcaggaagtgacgcatagcttgcgaatccttccgagcctcagtgaagcgctcagtgaattctctcaccgccggtccgaacaggccgcttggagtgacaggcgtgtcaagaaatggtgccttatccgcgtccttcatctccgttagtgttagccacagatggcgctcaaggacggtcaaattagccatggcccggccgatggattgggcggtggcctttgtggctcgcgaGGGCTACGTCCGTAGCGCTCGCGCAGGTCCTGAAAgcctcgggttcaggtccagactcgccCATGGTGCGGAGGAGTTTGGCCTGAAAAACTTGTaggaccgccatcgaatgcagcgctgattcagcttggccgggcggcgggtATGCGCGACcgggcgagagctgaggtggttctgcagggcttcgaggggtgagaagctctggccttccatccagcggtggagggtgggcatagatggttggccacggtctcctcgaggggcggagttgcctcgtagcctctttctcgcgccgtccactgaggagagcgaggaagaaaaagaaggctttaggcgagcagagtgcgggctttccacgactttgtgagctcgtcgtggacctcagggaagaaaggagagggtctctgtcggggcctgccggcgccctgcaggaaccactcgcccagccggctgcgggcgggttcttccgggaagaccagtcgagcccgaggt of the Xyrauchen texanus isolate HMW12.3.18 chromosome 10, RBS_HiC_50CHRs, whole genome shotgun sequence genome contains:
- the LOC127650749 gene encoding syndecan-3-like, with translation MKLPCWIALALLLAQTALAQWHTSRPVDQEGSGGEYYDDEDFSGSGSGFPDMDVRPTKAGVSVTTEEPLPLSTTQATGPAPSASPAAEPSSPPPTEVERSLGLGLEIDRESKVEIEKTFQEIEEEKKRPKERDRERERESGKERIWEADTVQEIDKDQERTKATDTLRLTDVPVVAMDSSTILSETKVASSDLEDLGTTEEEEDLFITTGITTLEPTSTTETTTDEITTTEVLPTTVATTTAKPTRPRPSPTTPSTAPVRPWQTQTTPSRAIPTESSTPSVMTSTVQTQTPAVTVNNEVAGAGPSGDFEIREDDGRQGNEVGRGKGTPGMAAEPDLTGNTLDAAGSSAAQLPQKNILERKEVLIAVIVGGVVGALFAAFLVMLLVYRMKKKDEGSYTLDEPKQATVTYQKPDKQEEFYA